In the Malus domestica chromosome 16, GDT2T_hap1 genome, one interval contains:
- the LOC114819145 gene encoding protein IQ-DOMAIN 19-like isoform X1 has product MGKTGKWLKSILTGKKDKEKNPTNQNSSVASHENLTSPISNSSETTPKEKKRWSFRRSSATAAAPKDSNCVDAVPATPPPVCMSTLESENYEQKKHAMAMAAATAAVADAAVVAAQAAAAVLRLTAAANEKAGASEEAAAIKIQSVFRSYLARKALCALKGLVKLQALVRGHLVRKQAKATLRYMQALVTAQARARAQRIRMVEDKNTVNPRHSTPRRSLQENRSRHTYNVNSMIQLNALCFVLILLFHDTNDRIRTASAWEMARGIEENIKTVEMVLGESKGILKSRNSSYSNHSQTERTEQHRFSTQYAPNQAYSNQETYQQASPAPSTLTDRSPGACSAHFEDYSFGTAQGSPQCYSAMSKIDPSKAPFAFPRPDYGEPLSYDYPWFPNYMANTQSSRAKARWQSAPKQRPIDTVERPPSRQRRASMEGRNIPRAVRMQRSSSHVSSTAQGYQYPWYTKLDRSTVSLKESECGSGSTVLTDTDYCRSLVAYEAHRNRY; this is encoded by the exons ATGGGAAAGACAGGCAAATGGCTTAAAAGCATCCTGACAGGGaagaaagacaaggaaaaaaacCCCACAAATCAGAATTCTTCAGTTGCAAGTCATGAAAATCTCACCAGTCCAATTTCCAATTCTTCAGAGACAACGccaaaagagaagaagagatggAGTTTCAGAAGATCATCAGCCACAGCAGCTGCTCCAAAGGACTCCAATTGTGTAGATGCAGTGCCGGCCACACCACCACCTGTATGCATGAGCACATTGGAGTCTGAGAATTATGAGCAGAAAAAGCATGCCATGGCTATGGCGGCAGCTACAGCAGCGGTTGCTGATGCGGCTGTGGTTGCTGCACAAGCCGCAGCTGCTGTGCTGCGGCTAACAGCAGCTGCCAACGAGAAGGCCGGTGCAAGTGAAGAAGCAGCTGCAATAAAAATTCAATCCGTCTTCCGTTCATATTTG GCAAGAAAAGCACTGTGTGCGTTGAAAGGACTAGTGAAGTTGCAGGCATTGGTGAGGGGTCACCTGGTGAGAAAACAGGCCAAAGCTACTCTAAGGTACATGCAGGCATTGGTGACCGCTCAGGCTCGAGCTCGAGCTCAGAGGATCCGGATGGTCGAAGACAAAAATACTGTCAATCCTAGACATTCCACCCCCAGAAGATCTTTACAGGAAAACCGGTCCAGGCATACGTATAACGTAAATTCAATGATCCAACTCAAtgctctttgttttgttttgattttattgTTTCATGATACAAATGATAGAATCAGAACTGCAAGTGCATGG GAAATGGCCAGAGGAATTGAAGAGAACATTAAGACCGTGGAGATGGTTCTTGGTGAATCAAAAGGAATTTTGAAGAGCAGAAACAGCAGCTATTCAAATCACTCGCAAACAGAGAGAACAGAACAACATAGATTTTCAACTCAGTATGCACCAAATCAAGCATACTCAAACCAAGAAACCTACCAGCAGGCCTCTCCGGCTCCATCAACGTTGACTGATAGGAGCCCGGGAGCCTGCAGTGCACATTTTGAGGACTACTCTTTTGGAACAGCTCAAGGCAGCCCTCAGTGCTATTCTGCCATGTCCAAAATTGATCCCTCAAAAGCTCCTTTCGCCTTCCCTAGGCCGGATTATGGAGAGCCCTTGTCCTATGACTACCCTTGGTTCCCAAACTACATGGCCAACACACAATCTTCAAGGGCGAAAGCCCGATGGCAGAGTGCACCGAAGCAAAGGCCTATTGATACAGTTGAGAGGCCGCCAAGCCGGCAGCGGAGGGCGTCAATGGAGGGAAGGAACATCCCAAGGGCTGTGAGGATGCAGAGGTCATCTTCTCATGTGAGTTCAACTGCTCAGGGTTATCAATACCCTTGGTATACCAAGCTTGATAGGTCCACAGTTTCACTCAAAGAAAGTGAGTGTGGCTCCGGCAGTACAGTGCTCACGGACACCGATTACTGCAGATCTCTTGTTGCATATGAA gCACATAGAAATAGGTACTAA
- the LOC114819145 gene encoding protein IQ-DOMAIN 19-like isoform X2 — protein MGKTGKWLKSILTGKKDKEKNPTNQNSSVASHENLTSPISNSSETTPKEKKRWSFRRSSATAAAPKDSNCVDAVPATPPPVCMSTLESENYEQKKHAMAMAAATAAVADAAVVAAQAAAAVLRLTAAANEKAGASEEAAAIKIQSVFRSYLARKALCALKGLVKLQALVRGHLVRKQAKATLRYMQALVTAQARARAQRIRMVEDKNTVNPRHSTPRRSLQENRSRHTYNEMARGIEENIKTVEMVLGESKGILKSRNSSYSNHSQTERTEQHRFSTQYAPNQAYSNQETYQQASPAPSTLTDRSPGACSAHFEDYSFGTAQGSPQCYSAMSKIDPSKAPFAFPRPDYGEPLSYDYPWFPNYMANTQSSRAKARWQSAPKQRPIDTVERPPSRQRRASMEGRNIPRAVRMQRSSSHVSSTAQGYQYPWYTKLDRSTVSLKESECGSGSTVLTDTDYCRSLVAYEAHRNRY, from the exons ATGGGAAAGACAGGCAAATGGCTTAAAAGCATCCTGACAGGGaagaaagacaaggaaaaaaacCCCACAAATCAGAATTCTTCAGTTGCAAGTCATGAAAATCTCACCAGTCCAATTTCCAATTCTTCAGAGACAACGccaaaagagaagaagagatggAGTTTCAGAAGATCATCAGCCACAGCAGCTGCTCCAAAGGACTCCAATTGTGTAGATGCAGTGCCGGCCACACCACCACCTGTATGCATGAGCACATTGGAGTCTGAGAATTATGAGCAGAAAAAGCATGCCATGGCTATGGCGGCAGCTACAGCAGCGGTTGCTGATGCGGCTGTGGTTGCTGCACAAGCCGCAGCTGCTGTGCTGCGGCTAACAGCAGCTGCCAACGAGAAGGCCGGTGCAAGTGAAGAAGCAGCTGCAATAAAAATTCAATCCGTCTTCCGTTCATATTTG GCAAGAAAAGCACTGTGTGCGTTGAAAGGACTAGTGAAGTTGCAGGCATTGGTGAGGGGTCACCTGGTGAGAAAACAGGCCAAAGCTACTCTAAGGTACATGCAGGCATTGGTGACCGCTCAGGCTCGAGCTCGAGCTCAGAGGATCCGGATGGTCGAAGACAAAAATACTGTCAATCCTAGACATTCCACCCCCAGAAGATCTTTACAGGAAAACCGGTCCAGGCATACGTATAAC GAAATGGCCAGAGGAATTGAAGAGAACATTAAGACCGTGGAGATGGTTCTTGGTGAATCAAAAGGAATTTTGAAGAGCAGAAACAGCAGCTATTCAAATCACTCGCAAACAGAGAGAACAGAACAACATAGATTTTCAACTCAGTATGCACCAAATCAAGCATACTCAAACCAAGAAACCTACCAGCAGGCCTCTCCGGCTCCATCAACGTTGACTGATAGGAGCCCGGGAGCCTGCAGTGCACATTTTGAGGACTACTCTTTTGGAACAGCTCAAGGCAGCCCTCAGTGCTATTCTGCCATGTCCAAAATTGATCCCTCAAAAGCTCCTTTCGCCTTCCCTAGGCCGGATTATGGAGAGCCCTTGTCCTATGACTACCCTTGGTTCCCAAACTACATGGCCAACACACAATCTTCAAGGGCGAAAGCCCGATGGCAGAGTGCACCGAAGCAAAGGCCTATTGATACAGTTGAGAGGCCGCCAAGCCGGCAGCGGAGGGCGTCAATGGAGGGAAGGAACATCCCAAGGGCTGTGAGGATGCAGAGGTCATCTTCTCATGTGAGTTCAACTGCTCAGGGTTATCAATACCCTTGGTATACCAAGCTTGATAGGTCCACAGTTTCACTCAAAGAAAGTGAGTGTGGCTCCGGCAGTACAGTGCTCACGGACACCGATTACTGCAGATCTCTTGTTGCATATGAA gCACATAGAAATAGGTACTAA